From Culicoidibacter larvae, one genomic window encodes:
- a CDS encoding response regulator transcription factor — MNKRVLIVEDETNLARFIELELTFQGFVVEKVVEGNAALEKIAETNYNMIILDSDLPGELQGVDVLKKFRAAQGDVALAIMFSENMTDADEIETLDAGADLLLRKPFEINLLMAHIRAMLRRIKELTHEGAMLTYKDITINTSTYQIFIDDEEKHLTRKEYELLLFLIHNKGSACSRQKIMEEAWGEDFHDDTNSVDVYVRYIRMKLGKDYIRTVRSVGYYVD; from the coding sequence ATGAACAAACGCGTATTAATAGTGGAGGATGAGACAAACCTAGCCCGATTTATTGAATTGGAATTGACCTTTCAAGGCTTTGTTGTTGAAAAAGTAGTTGAAGGCAATGCTGCGCTTGAAAAGATTGCTGAAACAAATTACAACATGATTATTTTAGATTCGGATCTTCCGGGAGAATTACAAGGTGTGGATGTATTGAAAAAATTCCGCGCTGCTCAAGGTGATGTTGCTTTAGCAATTATGTTTTCAGAAAATATGACTGATGCTGATGAAATTGAAACTTTAGATGCCGGAGCGGATTTATTATTACGTAAACCATTTGAAATTAATTTATTAATGGCACATATACGCGCAATGTTACGTCGAATTAAAGAATTGACCCATGAAGGAGCAATGCTGACATATAAAGATATTACTATTAATACTAGTACTTACCAAATTTTCATTGATGATGAAGAAAAACACTTAACTCGTAAAGAGTATGAGTTATTGTTATTCTTGATTCATAATAAAGGCAGTGCATGTTCACGCCAAAAAATTATGGAAGAGGCATGGGGTGAAGACTTCCATGACGATACCAATAGCGTGGATGTATATGTCCGCTATATTCGTATGAAACTAGGGAAAGACTATATCCGCACCGTGCGCAGTGTTGGATACTACGTTGATTAA
- a CDS encoding NIPSNAP family protein, whose protein sequence is MIYEILMYQLYENQGSDFHEIMISESLPLHKQWNIDVVYAANSLADSDNYILVRRFADSFAYKQVLSDFYDSAAWRSEVRNKIVSRIKLSTTVVLDETDFLKQMCG, encoded by the coding sequence ATGATATACGAAATTCTAATGTATCAGTTGTATGAAAATCAAGGTTCTGACTTTCATGAAATTATGATTTCGGAAAGTTTGCCATTACATAAACAGTGGAATATTGATGTAGTTTATGCTGCAAACTCTCTTGCAGATAGTGATAATTATATTTTGGTTAGGCGATTTGCTGATAGCTTTGCATACAAGCAAGTGTTATCAGATTTTTATGATTCAGCAGCGTGGCGAAGTGAAGTGCGAAATAAAATTGTAAGTCGTATTAAACTTTCAACTACAGTGGTATTGGATGAAACGGATTTTTTGAAACAAATGTGTGGTTGA
- a CDS encoding MmcQ/YjbR family DNA-binding protein, with protein MSYQWISDYCLQKPGAQEEFQTEWQANKLMIDNKMFAFYGQDNVGNDILTLKLSPEHGIAYRELYPDQVIPGYYMNKVHWNTIMLESDISQDFIKECLDEAYQLILASLSKKRQTEILGEK; from the coding sequence ATGAGCTACCAATGGATTAGCGATTACTGTTTACAAAAACCAGGTGCACAAGAAGAATTTCAAACTGAGTGGCAAGCAAACAAACTGATGATTGATAATAAAATGTTTGCTTTCTACGGTCAGGATAATGTCGGTAATGATATCTTAACCCTGAAACTCTCGCCGGAACACGGCATTGCTTACCGTGAACTTTATCCGGACCAAGTAATTCCCGGTTACTACATGAACAAAGTGCACTGGAACACGATTATGCTAGAAAGTGACATTTCCCAAGACTTCATCAAAGAATGCCTAGATGAAGCGTATCAGCTTATTCTTGCAAGTCTTTCTAAAAAACGCCAAACTGAGATTTTAGGAGAAAAATAA
- a CDS encoding replication-associated recombination protein A, with product MEISAPLAARMRPQTLDDIVGQKHLLAPNKPLRRLIEQDRLFSMILYGPPGTGKTTFARLLAQKFAIESVALNAVSMNKADIVSTIKIAEVAGNLLFIIDEIHRLNKDKQELLLPHMESGLLIVIGMTTVNPFHSVNPAIRSRCQLFGFRQLNVDDIVPFLYKTLAEDQALAELNITLQDDAAHSIASFANGDLRTALNLLETLCYASVDNQITLDLVEELVGRPNVLYDKNGENFYNLLSAMQKSIRGSDVNAALYWLARFAITEDLEALERRLLVMAYEDVGLGNPQAAARTVSAIDVAKRVGFPEAIIPLSVAVVDLALSPKSRTAYEAVARVKADMDAGKVYDVPDPIKLQPVNLPKSEQYNWGDKDSWLITQYLPNELAGTEYINFDEHRSGKYEKALAAQYQQYIELRKQMRDKK from the coding sequence ATGGAAATCTCTGCTCCCCTTGCTGCCAGAATGCGCCCACAAACATTAGATGATATTGTTGGCCAAAAACATTTATTGGCACCAAATAAGCCACTTCGCCGGTTGATTGAACAAGACCGGCTATTTTCAATGATATTATATGGTCCGCCCGGCACCGGTAAGACAACCTTTGCCCGGCTTTTGGCACAAAAGTTTGCTATCGAAAGTGTCGCTCTCAATGCGGTTTCAATGAACAAAGCCGACATCGTTTCCACCATTAAGATAGCAGAAGTTGCTGGCAACCTGCTCTTTATCATCGACGAAATCCATCGTCTCAACAAAGATAAACAAGAGCTGCTCTTGCCACACATGGAATCAGGATTGCTGATTGTAATAGGTATGACAACCGTCAATCCATTCCATTCGGTAAATCCGGCTATCCGTAGCCGTTGCCAACTCTTTGGCTTTCGCCAACTTAACGTTGACGACATTGTTCCCTTCCTCTATAAAACATTAGCGGAAGACCAAGCACTTGCTGAACTTAACATCACCCTGCAAGACGACGCAGCCCATAGCATTGCCAGTTTTGCTAACGGTGACTTACGCACCGCGCTCAATCTGCTGGAAACCCTCTGCTATGCAAGTGTCGATAACCAAATAACGCTCGACCTGGTTGAAGAACTTGTTGGCCGTCCCAACGTCCTTTACGATAAGAACGGTGAAAACTTCTACAACTTGCTCTCAGCCATGCAAAAATCAATCCGCGGCAGCGACGTCAATGCCGCCCTCTACTGGCTCGCCCGCTTCGCTATCACCGAAGACCTCGAAGCGCTCGAACGCCGCCTGCTGGTCATGGCTTACGAAGACGTCGGCCTCGGCAACCCCCAGGCCGCCGCACGGACGGTTAGCGCCATTGATGTCGCCAAACGCGTTGGCTTCCCTGAAGCCATCATTCCACTCTCAGTCGCCGTTGTCGACCTCGCGCTCAGCCCGAAATCACGCACTGCCTACGAAGCAGTTGCTCGTGTAAAAGCTGACATGGATGCCGGCAAAGTCTACGACGTTCCGGATCCAATAAAATTACAACCGGTTAACTTACCAAAATCAGAACAATATAACTGGGGTGACAAAGATTCTTGGCTGATAACTCAATATCTTCCTAATGAACTTGCCGGTACCGAATATATCAACTTCGATGAACACCGCTCCGGTAAATATGAAAAAGCGCTCGCAGCCCAATACCAACAATATATTGAACTGCGTAAACAGATGAGGGATAAAAAATAA
- the mnmA gene encoding tRNA 2-thiouridine(34) synthase MnmA yields MKGKVVVGMSGGVDSSVAAYLLKQQGYEVIGVFMKNWDSALNNDVKGNPEVNQPVCQAELDYQDVQAVCAQIGIECQMVDFVEEYWQKVFQYFLDEYKRYRTPNPDVMCNKEIKFKAFLHHAYNLGADYLATGHYARTEHKDGHTYLLRGLDSNKDQSYFLSQLTEEQIERVLFPLGGMEKPEVRRIAEEAGLATAKKKDSTGICFIGERDFKEFLQNYLPAQPGKMMTFEGEEKGDHIGLMYYTIGQRNGLNIGGAGGPWFVAGKNIKDNILYVANSDDEEKLYSTSSIITDMNWYGEKANRACAAKFRYRQKDIAVRVEWIDDTTLEVFYDEPVKAVTPGQAAVFYDGEVMLGGGIIDEVRKDGTKLWYV; encoded by the coding sequence ATGAAGGGTAAAGTAGTCGTTGGAATGAGTGGCGGCGTTGATTCAAGTGTCGCAGCTTATTTATTGAAACAACAAGGATATGAAGTGATTGGTGTCTTCATGAAAAATTGGGACTCAGCACTAAATAATGATGTAAAAGGAAATCCGGAAGTGAATCAACCGGTTTGTCAGGCCGAGCTTGATTATCAAGATGTGCAGGCAGTATGCGCGCAGATTGGTATTGAGTGCCAGATGGTTGATTTTGTTGAGGAATACTGGCAAAAGGTGTTCCAATACTTCTTGGACGAATATAAACGCTATCGCACGCCGAATCCGGATGTGATGTGTAATAAGGAAATAAAGTTCAAAGCATTTTTGCATCATGCATATAATTTGGGCGCTGATTATTTGGCAACCGGACATTATGCACGAACTGAACATAAAGACGGGCACACATATTTGTTGCGCGGCCTTGATTCAAATAAGGATCAAAGTTATTTCTTATCACAGTTGACTGAGGAACAAATTGAGCGGGTGCTTTTTCCGCTAGGCGGCATGGAGAAACCGGAAGTTCGGCGGATTGCCGAAGAGGCGGGACTGGCAACAGCGAAGAAAAAAGATAGCACCGGTATTTGTTTTATTGGTGAGCGTGATTTTAAAGAGTTCTTACAAAACTATTTACCGGCGCAGCCTGGTAAAATGATGACTTTTGAAGGTGAAGAAAAAGGCGACCATATTGGTTTGATGTATTATACTATCGGCCAGCGCAATGGTCTGAATATTGGCGGTGCCGGCGGACCATGGTTTGTTGCCGGGAAAAACATCAAGGATAATATTTTGTATGTTGCTAATAGTGATGATGAAGAAAAACTTTATAGCACATCTAGTATTATTACCGATATGAATTGGTATGGTGAAAAAGCTAATCGCGCTTGTGCTGCTAAGTTCCGTTATCGTCAAAAAGATATTGCGGTACGGGTTGAATGGATAGATGATACTACTTTGGAAGTTTTTTATGATGAGCCGGTAAAGGCAGTAACTCCAGGGCAAGCAGCTGTTTTCTATGATGGTGAAGTGATGCTTGGTGGCGGGATTATTGATGAGGTTCGTAAAGACGGCACCAAATTATGGTATGTCTGA
- a CDS encoding ATP-dependent RecD-like DNA helicase, which produces MEEALFVKGMYLQTIFFNESNSYHVGRIQILETNQPEFVDKIGTSLMVVGFFPILAEDEEYRFFGTVVTHEKYGMQYQVTSYQSELPEGRAGVISYLSSGLFRGIGEKTATAIADHLGDEAIEKIIDSAEVLYDLPIGRWNRDKAHELHDQLREHHGLEKVLAYLTSHGFTTKMAMKIYNQYHEATFDKINENPYQIASDVDGIGFAKVDAFAQTIGFDKHHPKRIEQAILYVISRHCMQNGDTCINGEQIFDLLYKQLNIDVSRSEILAQIEALVESGKVIRIADLLTLPIFFYAEVGIERQISYYQQASTLEAVSDLQFSKIRKRTEKAFGIVYADLQVEAMRMALENPVCILTGGPGTGKTTVIRGILNALFHIYHLDADEIAEAGEKAEIQLLAPTGRAAKRMSESTGFHAQTIHRFLKWDKHEDRFFHNDENPIEDVNMIIVDESSMMDVWLMNALLRSLPNLQHLILVGDADQLPSVQPGNVLYDLLQIDSIPKVSLNMVFRQAKESTIINIAHHIRTGTIDGELFEKKHDYSFIPTNTMTTSKAIAKICENALSKGYRETDIQVLAPMYKGSAGINQLNADLQEVFNPADDEKNEAVIYQVTYRERDKVLQLKNMPDVNVFNGDIGTIYRIEHTVDEFGVESATFEIHFDENVVLYSQSDMDMIQLAYCISIHKSQGSEFPIVIVPVLQSYSIMLYRKLIYTAITRAKQSLIVCGEMDAYKLAINRDSTHKRQTLLQDMFKSSEAATDEGKSLVGAPIVDEDIPFDSIGEMGMENVTPYDFLEGDISW; this is translated from the coding sequence ATGGAAGAAGCTTTGTTTGTTAAGGGCATGTATTTGCAAACTATTTTCTTTAATGAGAGCAATAGTTATCATGTCGGGCGTATTCAGATTCTTGAGACCAATCAACCTGAGTTCGTTGACAAAATTGGCACATCACTGATGGTGGTGGGCTTTTTTCCTATTTTAGCCGAGGATGAGGAGTATCGTTTTTTTGGTACGGTTGTGACGCATGAGAAGTATGGGATGCAGTATCAGGTGACTTCTTATCAGAGCGAGCTGCCGGAAGGGCGAGCGGGGGTTATTTCGTATTTGTCGAGTGGGTTGTTCCGCGGTATTGGTGAGAAGACTGCGACTGCTATTGCCGATCATTTAGGTGACGAGGCGATTGAGAAAATTATTGATAGTGCTGAGGTGCTTTATGATTTACCGATAGGTCGTTGGAACCGTGATAAGGCTCATGAACTGCATGATCAGTTACGTGAACATCATGGTTTGGAGAAGGTACTGGCTTATTTGACGAGCCATGGTTTTACCACTAAGATGGCAATGAAGATTTATAATCAGTATCATGAAGCGACTTTTGATAAGATTAATGAGAATCCATATCAGATTGCTTCTGATGTCGATGGTATTGGTTTTGCTAAGGTGGATGCTTTTGCTCAGACAATTGGTTTTGATAAACATCATCCTAAGCGGATTGAGCAAGCAATTTTATATGTAATTTCACGGCATTGTATGCAGAACGGTGATACTTGCATAAATGGTGAGCAGATTTTTGATTTGTTGTATAAGCAGTTAAATATTGATGTGAGCCGAAGTGAGATTTTGGCACAGATTGAAGCGTTGGTAGAAAGCGGGAAAGTTATTCGGATTGCCGATTTATTGACGCTGCCGATTTTCTTTTATGCTGAGGTTGGCATTGAACGCCAAATTAGTTATTATCAGCAGGCGAGTACGTTGGAAGCAGTTAGTGACTTGCAGTTCAGTAAGATACGGAAGCGCACAGAAAAGGCGTTTGGTATTGTCTATGCTGATTTGCAGGTTGAAGCAATGCGGATGGCACTTGAGAATCCGGTTTGCATTTTAACCGGCGGTCCGGGTACCGGAAAGACGACGGTTATTCGCGGTATTTTAAATGCCTTGTTTCATATCTATCATTTGGATGCGGATGAGATTGCTGAGGCTGGTGAGAAGGCTGAAATTCAGTTGCTGGCACCAACCGGACGGGCTGCCAAACGGATGAGTGAATCGACCGGCTTTCATGCCCAGACGATTCACCGCTTTTTGAAATGGGATAAACATGAGGATCGTTTTTTTCATAATGATGAGAATCCGATTGAGGATGTAAACATGATTATTGTTGATGAGAGTTCAATGATGGATGTTTGGTTGATGAATGCTTTGTTGCGTTCATTGCCAAATTTGCAGCATTTGATTTTGGTTGGCGATGCTGATCAGTTACCTTCGGTGCAGCCGGGGAATGTGTTGTATGATTTGTTGCAGATTGATTCAATTCCTAAGGTGTCGCTGAATATGGTTTTCCGTCAGGCAAAGGAATCAACGATTATTAATATTGCTCATCATATTCGTACCGGTACAATTGATGGTGAGTTATTTGAGAAGAAGCATGATTATTCATTTATTCCAACGAATACAATGACAACTTCTAAAGCAATCGCCAAGATCTGCGAGAATGCTTTGAGCAAGGGGTATCGTGAGACCGATATTCAGGTATTGGCGCCTATGTATAAGGGATCGGCAGGGATTAATCAGTTGAATGCTGATTTGCAGGAAGTGTTTAATCCGGCAGATGATGAAAAGAATGAGGCGGTCATTTACCAAGTGACCTATCGTGAGCGCGATAAAGTGTTGCAGTTGAAGAATATGCCAGATGTCAATGTTTTTAATGGTGATATCGGAACGATTTACCGAATTGAGCATACAGTTGATGAATTCGGTGTGGAGTCAGCGACGTTTGAAATCCATTTTGATGAGAATGTTGTCTTATACTCGCAGTCAGATATGGATATGATTCAGTTAGCATATTGCATTTCAATTCATAAGTCGCAAGGTAGCGAGTTTCCGATTGTGATTGTGCCGGTATTACAGAGCTATTCAATTATGTTATATCGCAAGTTGATTTATACAGCGATTACCAGAGCGAAGCAGTCTTTGATTGTTTGCGGTGAAATGGATGCTTATAAACTGGCAATTAATCGCGATTCTACACATAAGCGGCAGACTTTATTACAGGATATGTTTAAGAGCAGTGAGGCAGCAACGGACGAGGGTAAGAGTCTTGTTGGTGCGCCAATTGTTGATGAAGATATTCCATTTGATTCGATTGGTGAGATGGGTATGGAAAATGTCACACCGTATGATTTTCTGGAAGGTGATATTTCATGGTAG
- a CDS encoding DNA alkylation repair protein, with amino-acid sequence MVEDIKSSFYAASNQAQATAMEDYLRNLFPFLGIAAPLRKQLQKPFITAAKQLDIEALKQVITELYVLPEREFQYAAIDIAVANTKRFSYNDIVWLYQFIDDKPWWESVDSLRKVFEVWCLNNYELFPQVMSDLSTSASFWRRRVAITMQLKYKDKLDTEWLTQVILADRLTEEFFIQKAIGWSLREYSKVNSPWVIDFVASNQLSPLASREAFKIINKRSKIND; translated from the coding sequence ATGGTAGAGGATATTAAAAGCAGTTTTTATGCAGCTTCCAATCAAGCACAGGCGACGGCGATGGAAGATTATTTGCGAAATCTGTTTCCTTTTTTAGGAATCGCGGCGCCATTGCGCAAGCAATTGCAAAAGCCGTTTATTACTGCTGCAAAGCAGTTGGATATAGAAGCACTAAAGCAAGTTATCACCGAGTTGTATGTATTGCCGGAGCGAGAGTTTCAGTATGCTGCGATTGATATTGCGGTTGCTAACACAAAGCGCTTTTCTTATAATGATATTGTCTGGCTGTATCAGTTTATTGATGACAAGCCTTGGTGGGAAAGTGTTGATTCATTGCGGAAGGTTTTTGAAGTTTGGTGTTTGAATAATTATGAATTATTTCCGCAAGTTATGTCCGACCTATCAACAAGCGCTTCATTTTGGCGCCGCCGGGTAGCAATTACAATGCAGTTGAAGTATAAGGATAAGCTTGATACTGAGTGGTTGACTCAGGTGATATTGGCTGATCGTTTAACTGAAGAGTTTTTTATTCAGAAGGCAATTGGATGGTCGTTACGGGAGTATAGCAAAGTTAATAGCCCTTGGGTTATTGATTTTGTGGCTAGTAACCAGTTATCGCCTTTGGCGTCACGGGAAGCTTTTAAAATAATTAATAAGAGGAGCAAGATAAATGATTAG
- the ribA gene encoding GTP cyclohydrolase II: MYAHFKKIISEVHQGNPVILRSATEQYTLYAAEHINKIAIADTSSKIYVVIGTEQQKLTDEQSEHLERILTAIDETKRGSEGLLLAKANAGIKDFQLPEAAITLCELADFDQIALLIADPVIDADIPQVSLEEVVNYQKTTKQLVHAEVKTQLPTQYGTFDIIAYSDEIEGKEYVALVKGDVSGGENVMVRLHSECLTGDIFGSKRCDCGEQLHRSLEEIEANGNGVLLYLRQEGRGIGLVNKLKAYNLQQQGFDTVEANHKLGFADDLRDYAVAAQIIRDLKIKSVALLTNNPSKIEGLQKYGIQVNGRAEIEIHANEQNIRYLKTKKEKMGHLLKQVF; encoded by the coding sequence ATGTACGCACATTTTAAGAAAATAATTAGTGAGGTTCATCAGGGAAATCCGGTGATTTTAAGAAGTGCAACCGAACAATACACTTTATATGCAGCAGAGCATATTAATAAAATTGCTATTGCTGATACTAGCAGCAAAATATATGTGGTTATTGGCACTGAACAACAAAAATTAACTGATGAGCAATCGGAACATTTAGAGCGGATACTTACTGCAATTGACGAGACTAAACGTGGAAGCGAAGGACTATTGTTAGCGAAAGCAAATGCGGGAATTAAAGACTTTCAACTGCCGGAAGCGGCAATTACTTTATGTGAGTTAGCTGACTTTGATCAAATTGCACTTTTGATTGCTGATCCGGTTATTGACGCTGATATACCACAGGTCAGTTTAGAAGAAGTTGTAAATTATCAAAAGACAACAAAACAACTGGTTCATGCTGAAGTAAAAACTCAACTGCCAACCCAGTATGGAACTTTTGATATTATTGCTTATAGTGATGAAATTGAGGGTAAAGAATATGTTGCATTGGTGAAGGGCGATGTTAGTGGCGGCGAAAATGTTATGGTGCGGTTACACTCTGAGTGTTTGACTGGTGATATATTTGGTTCAAAACGTTGTGATTGCGGTGAGCAACTGCATCGCTCGCTTGAAGAAATTGAAGCGAACGGCAATGGCGTGCTGCTTTATTTACGTCAAGAAGGGCGTGGCATCGGTCTGGTAAATAAGCTAAAAGCTTATAATTTACAGCAACAAGGGTTTGATACCGTGGAGGCAAATCATAAACTTGGATTTGCTGATGATTTACGCGATTATGCCGTGGCTGCCCAAATTATTCGTGACTTAAAAATCAAATCGGTAGCATTGTTGACTAATAATCCAAGCAAAATTGAAGGGTTACAAAAGTATGGTATTCAAGTGAATGGCAGAGCTGAAATTGAGATTCATGCTAATGAACAGAATATTCGCTATTTAAAAACTAAGAAAGAAAAAATGGGTCATTTGTTGAAACAAGTGTTCTAA
- a CDS encoding glycoside hydrolase family 1 protein, whose amino-acid sequence MGRFPEDFLWGGATAANQYEGGYDVGGKGLSTADTMPGGKIRMQVMFSPEFNWQIEPDKYKYPNHFGIDGYHRYKEDIALFAKMGFKCYRLSISWARIFPNGDDLVPNEEGLAYYDAVFDELAKYNIEPIVTISHYEMPLHLVKEYGGWANRKLVAFFERYAQVILDRYHEKVKYWLTFNEINSAFHFPMLSMGLAGDAARDMGTVFQAFHHQFVAAARVVKYAHELDPELLIGCMTLYATSYAADCNPVNVLANEQQKEEMNYFCTDVQARGEYPAYTDRLFKKYGVESLEVEEGDLEVMFENPVDFISFSYYMSFVVNVTDPEAAKAAGNLMDGIRNPFLKASDWGWQIDPLGLRIALNELYNRYELPLIIVENGLGAYDEPDANFVVNDDYRIDYLREHIEAMADAIEDGVELFGYTPWGCIDIVSASTGEMSKRYGFIYVDLDDEGNGTANRYEKKSFDWYKQVIASNGENLK is encoded by the coding sequence ATGGGACGTTTTCCAGAAGACTTTTTATGGGGTGGCGCAACTGCTGCCAATCAGTATGAAGGTGGATATGATGTGGGTGGCAAAGGACTATCAACCGCAGATACTATGCCGGGCGGTAAAATCCGTATGCAAGTGATGTTCAGTCCGGAGTTTAATTGGCAAATTGAACCCGACAAATATAAATATCCGAATCATTTTGGTATTGATGGCTATCATCGTTATAAAGAAGATATTGCGCTTTTTGCGAAGATGGGTTTTAAATGTTACAGGCTATCAATTTCATGGGCACGAATTTTTCCTAATGGTGATGATTTAGTGCCAAATGAGGAAGGGCTGGCGTATTATGATGCAGTGTTTGATGAATTGGCTAAATACAATATTGAACCGATAGTAACAATCTCTCATTATGAGATGCCATTACACTTGGTTAAGGAGTATGGCGGCTGGGCTAATCGCAAATTAGTTGCTTTCTTTGAGCGTTATGCGCAGGTCATTTTAGATCGCTATCATGAAAAAGTAAAATATTGGCTGACGTTTAATGAAATTAATAGTGCCTTCCATTTCCCAATGTTATCAATGGGACTTGCAGGTGATGCGGCAAGAGATATGGGAACTGTATTTCAGGCGTTCCATCATCAATTTGTGGCTGCTGCCCGGGTTGTGAAGTATGCGCATGAACTTGATCCAGAGTTATTAATTGGGTGTATGACATTATATGCAACATCATATGCTGCGGACTGCAATCCGGTGAATGTGCTTGCAAATGAGCAACAGAAAGAAGAAATGAACTATTTCTGTACCGATGTTCAAGCACGCGGTGAATATCCGGCTTACACAGACCGTTTATTCAAAAAATATGGTGTTGAGAGTTTAGAAGTTGAAGAAGGCGATTTAGAAGTTATGTTCGAAAATCCGGTTGACTTCATTTCATTTAGCTACTATATGTCGTTTGTTGTGAATGTAACCGATCCCGAAGCTGCTAAAGCTGCCGGGAATTTGATGGATGGTATTCGTAATCCATTCTTAAAAGCCAGCGATTGGGGCTGGCAAATCGATCCGCTTGGATTACGAATTGCGTTGAATGAGCTTTACAATCGATATGAATTGCCGTTAATCATTGTTGAAAATGGACTTGGTGCTTATGACGAACCGGATGCAAATTTCGTAGTCAATGATGACTACCGAATTGACTATCTGCGCGAGCATATTGAAGCAATGGCAGATGCAATTGAAGACGGTGTTGAATTATTTGGATACACGCCATGGGGATGCATTGATATTGTTTCGGCATCAACCGGTGAGATGAGTAAACGTTATGGCTTCATATATGTTGATCTTGACGATGAAGGCAACGGTACCGCAAATCGCTATGAGAAAAAATCATTTGACTGGTATAAACAAGTTATTGCCAGCAATGGTGAAAATTTGAAATAG
- a CDS encoding flavin reductase family protein, translated as MKQNFKTAKFYPGYPVFVIGYCDDEGNEQLSTSTSSYTLGDMVMFGVGKGSALAAQVKPGKTVTLNYLSREQLAIAERGGFFSALSKADKAEQSGATFVASEDNLAPYVDEADLIFVCVIDDVSDDGTYLHVHAKIEARLCTPQLLDDNGNFIYEKLDVVLYEGDAKRRVYRFLEPDYVPGGSYLSKKK; from the coding sequence ATGAAGCAAAATTTTAAGACAGCGAAGTTTTATCCGGGGTATCCGGTTTTTGTGATTGGTTATTGCGATGATGAGGGCAATGAGCAGCTTTCCACAAGCACTTCTTCCTATACTTTGGGAGATATGGTGATGTTTGGTGTTGGTAAGGGCAGTGCACTGGCGGCACAAGTGAAGCCGGGCAAAACTGTTACGCTCAATTATTTGAGCCGGGAACAGCTGGCTATTGCTGAGCGTGGCGGTTTCTTTTCGGCGCTTTCAAAAGCAGATAAGGCCGAGCAGAGCGGCGCAACTTTTGTGGCTAGTGAAGATAATCTGGCGCCATATGTTGATGAGGCTGATTTAATTTTCGTGTGTGTGATTGATGATGTCAGTGATGATGGCACCTACCTGCATGTACATGCTAAAATTGAGGCGCGACTTTGTACGCCTCAGCTTCTGGATGATAATGGTAACTTTATTTATGAAAAACTGGATGTAGTTTTGTATGAAGGGGATGCGAAGCGGCGGGTATATCGCTTTTTGGAACCGGATTATGTGCCAGGTGGTTCGTATTTGTCTAAGAAGAAATAG